The Cololabis saira isolate AMF1-May2022 chromosome 20, fColSai1.1, whole genome shotgun sequence genome includes a window with the following:
- the LOC133420050 gene encoding uncharacterized protein LOC133420050 translates to MAARGRRWSREETICLIKSLEDQEIIKRTDGRKHNNRGLYKAVAAKLKEGGFADRDAPQAKNKWKLLKQEYNKAKAHNQRSGADCSSFPFYEEVDRVLGGGSVENDEEYGIEVELNESSASEMNESSISDEDDDDSTLEEQPSVASCSSTPPNGQADGNAPGTSLAGDDDVGGGECQLTGTEDTAGAQPRRKKRRKMPTGNSGCEWALRSWSEEQAKMLQEMQDREHRWIEEQEERRQQRERILQQQEENMLSRLIEQNSRCTERLVGIMFEGLRSLLPQLRFPTQNENPEAESEYKLITID, encoded by the exons atggcagcacgtGGTAGACGGTGGTCAAGAGAAGAGACGATTTGTTTAATAAAAAGCTTGGAGGAccaggaaataattaaaagaacagatggcaggaaacataacaATCGTGGGCTTTACAAAGCTGTAGCGGCTAAGCTGAAAGAAGGAGGTTTTGCAGATAGAGACGCCCCCCAGGCAAAGAATAAGTGGAAGCTCTTGAAGCAAGAGTACAACAAGGCGAAGGCGCACAACCAGAGGAGCGGGGCGGACTGCTCCAGTTTTCCATTCTACGAGGAGGTGGACAGGGTCCTCGGTGGGGGGTCGGTGGAGAATGATGAGGAATATGGAATCGAGGTGGAACTGAATGAATCCAGCGCATCGGAGATGAACGAGTCCAGCATTTCAG atgaagatgatgatgattctACACTTGAGGAGCAACCTAGTGTGGCAAGTTGTTCATCCACTCCTCCCAATGGCCAG GCTGATGGTAATGCACCTGGTACATCCCTGGCTGGTGATGAcgatgttggtggtggtgagtGTCAGCTCACAGGAACGGAGGATACTGCCGGTGCTCAGCCCAGACGAAAAAAAA GAAGGAAGATGCCCACGGGTAACTCGGGGTGTGAGTGGGCTCTGCGATCCTGGTCAGAGGAGCAGGCGAAGATGCTCCAGGAAATGCAGGACAGAGAACATCGGTGGATTGAAGAGCAAGAGGAGCGCCGACAGCAGAGGGAAAGGATCCTCCAACAGCAAGAGGAGAACATGCTGAGCAGACTCATCGAGCAGAATTCAAGGTGTACTGAGAGACTTGTTGGTATTATGTTTGAGGGTCTCAGGTCGCTCCTACCTCAACTCCGTTTCCCCACACAGAATGAAAACCCAGAAGCTGAGTCTGAGTATAAGTTAATTACAATAGACTAG
- the LOC133420450 gene encoding uncharacterized protein LOC133420450, translated as MLGFYVLLVPLCGAYGDVLYAHPGDNVTLSCFYTASSKHLSWYKQVAGQQPQIVSYFYESSSNSNKFFLEFESNERFSVHVGKGFYNLNISNVQDWDSAMYYCGHMTVTVTEFETATFLILKDSSCRARLLQHPDSDATQTESDTRTHQCEVALCGEILFGTGKGLRAGGQQSNAPSVLVYCGAAALLVSGIFNIILCCISCQKSRRKGLHSEGSHNQPEYTADK; from the exons ATGCTTGGGTTTTACGTGCTCTTGGTTCCTCTCTGTGGTGCCT ATGGAGACGTGCTCTATGCTCACCCTGGAGACAATGTCACCTTGTCTTGTTTCTACACGGCCAGTTCCAAACATCTGAGCTGGTATAAGCAGGTGGCAGGGCAGCAACCCCAGATTGTGTCCTATTTCTACGAATCCTCATCCAACTCCAACAAATTCTTTTTGGAGTTTGAAAGCAACGAACGATTTTCGGTTCATGTAGGAAAAGGTTTCTACAATCTGAACATTTCTAACGTCCAAGACTGGGATTCAGCCATGTACTACTGTGGACATATGACTGTTACAGTCACTGAATTTGAGACTGCAACGTTTTTGATCTTGAAAG ATTCAAGTTGCAGGGCTCGTCTCCTCCAGCATCCAGACTCTGACGCCACACAGACAGAGTCAGATACTAGGACGCATCAGTGTGAGGTGGCTTTGTGCGGAGAGATTCTCTTCGGGACTGGGAAAGGACTGCGTGCTGGAG GGCAGCAGAGCAACGCTCCCTCTGTGTTGGTGTATTGTGGAGCTGCAGCGCTGCTTGTGTCTGGTATCTTCAACATCATCTTGTGTTGCATCTCCTGCCAAAAATCCAGAAGAAAAGGTCTCCACTCCGAAG ggTCCCATAACCAGCCGGAATACACCGCTGACA AATGA